A section of the Streptomyces sp. NBC_00178 genome encodes:
- a CDS encoding helix-turn-helix transcriptional regulator, translating to MPKTSARLLALLSLLQARRDWPGALLAERLDISPRTVRRDIDRLRELGYPVAAFKGPEGGYRLEAGTVLPPLLFDDEQAVALALALQVVTASGAGVGEAAARALATVRQVMPARLRDRVGTLRVTTVRQLAAGQGAQAGGATLMALGGAVHAREELRFDYASPDDAGPDRPPRRVQPHHLVTHAGRWYLVAWDLDREDWRTFRADRITPRVPTGPRFTPREVPGGDVAAFVAGRFRGSGPLGDWPCRGVVVLRTSAATVLPYADDAIVEELGPDRCRVVMGAWSWPALAAALGRFDADVEVIGPPQLKDAFAHLARRYAEAASPGPALKGAIG from the coding sequence ATGCCGAAGACCTCAGCCCGCCTGCTCGCGCTGCTGTCCCTGCTGCAGGCCCGGCGCGACTGGCCGGGCGCCCTGCTCGCGGAGCGCCTGGACATCAGCCCGCGCACCGTGCGCCGCGACATCGACCGCCTGCGCGAACTCGGCTACCCCGTCGCCGCCTTCAAGGGCCCGGAGGGCGGGTACCGGCTCGAAGCCGGCACCGTTCTCCCCCCGCTCCTGTTCGACGACGAGCAGGCCGTCGCACTGGCCCTCGCCCTCCAGGTCGTCACCGCGAGCGGCGCCGGGGTCGGGGAAGCCGCCGCGCGCGCCCTCGCGACCGTCCGGCAGGTCATGCCCGCCCGGCTCCGCGATCGCGTCGGCACCCTTCGGGTGACCACGGTGCGACAGCTCGCCGCCGGACAGGGCGCGCAGGCGGGCGGCGCCACTCTCATGGCGCTCGGCGGCGCCGTCCACGCCCGCGAGGAACTGCGCTTCGACTACGCCTCGCCGGACGACGCGGGACCCGACCGCCCGCCCAGGCGGGTCCAGCCCCACCACCTCGTCACCCACGCCGGACGCTGGTACCTCGTCGCCTGGGACCTCGACCGCGAGGACTGGCGCACCTTCCGCGCCGACCGGATCACCCCGCGCGTCCCCACGGGCCCCCGCTTCACGCCGCGCGAGGTCCCCGGAGGTGACGTGGCGGCCTTCGTGGCCGGCCGGTTCCGCGGCTCGGGGCCGCTCGGCGACTGGCCCTGCCGCGGCGTGGTCGTCCTGCGCACGTCCGCCGCCACCGTCCTGCCGTACGCCGACGACGCGATCGTCGAGGAACTCGGCCCGGACCGCTGCCGGGTCGTCATGGGCGCCTGGTCGTGGCCCGCGCTGGCCGCCGCCCTCGGCCGCTTCGACGCGGACGTCGAGGTCATCGGCCCGCCGCAACTGAAGGACGCCTTCGCGCACCTGGCGCGCCGCTACGCCGAGGCGGCCTCTCCCGGCCCGGCCCTCAAGGGAGCCATCGGGTGA
- a CDS encoding DUF5701 family protein, with protein MTLPSLAGQADRLIRLGVHERAGIDAAGLRAWAADADGADDGALLAVHPDRVPASHLAPLLDRDGRPGFVVTDMADVDLFAPLDTVELPDTPFYVVTGLDRGDSMADWSPDEALPALAGEGRSPLLLSEGIQWVLQQPAVLERNHCFMTIGSRLRKANGALDARTPAVWISNGTGRDGRERRDAPKIGWCWAGNRHTWLGFASATGRTAASGAS; from the coding sequence ATGACCCTTCCGTCCCTCGCCGGCCAGGCCGACCGGCTGATCCGGCTCGGTGTGCACGAGAGGGCGGGCATCGACGCCGCCGGGCTGCGCGCGTGGGCGGCGGACGCCGACGGGGCGGACGACGGCGCCCTGCTGGCCGTGCACCCGGACCGGGTTCCGGCGTCGCACCTGGCGCCGCTCCTCGACCGTGACGGCAGGCCCGGGTTCGTCGTCACCGACATGGCCGACGTCGATCTCTTCGCGCCACTGGACACCGTCGAGCTGCCGGACACGCCGTTCTACGTCGTCACCGGCCTCGACCGGGGCGATTCCATGGCCGACTGGAGTCCGGACGAGGCGCTGCCGGCCCTCGCCGGAGAGGGCCGGTCGCCGCTGCTGCTCTCCGAGGGCATCCAGTGGGTGCTTCAGCAGCCCGCCGTCCTGGAGCGCAACCACTGCTTCATGACGATCGGTTCGCGGCTGCGCAAGGCGAACGGCGCGCTGGACGCCCGTACTCCGGCCGTCTGGATCAGCAACGGCACGGGGAGGGACGGGCGGGAGCGCCGCGACGCTCCCAAGATCGGCTGGTGCTGGGCCGGCAACCGGCACACCTGGCTGGGGTTCGCCTCCGCCACGGGGCGCACCGCCGCAAGCGGCGCTTCCTGA